The Candidatus Limnocylindrales bacterium genome has a segment encoding these proteins:
- a CDS encoding phytanoyl-CoA dioxygenase family protein: MATQLLETSSSPLRLTEKQIAFYHEKGYLIIERVLDEERLIALREVTDRIVEGARGLTQHTEVYDLEDSHIPDEPRVRRIKNPSKVHPLYWELSRDKTILGIVAQLIGPNIRFHSEKLNMKSAGYGAPVEWHQDWAFYPHTNDDVLAVGILLDDSTPDNGPLMVIPGSHRGPVYDHHANGRFCGAIHPSCKVNYEDAVPLLCSAGGMTIHHVRAVHGSAPNYSHKPRRLLLFAYAAVDAWPLMGMSQSGAKTYEEFNELIVAGEATNQPRLIPVPVRMPLPPALYGGSIYENQKGKISSYFQD, encoded by the coding sequence ATGGCAACTCAACTTCTGGAGACATCATCTTCACCCCTTCGACTTACCGAAAAACAAATTGCCTTTTATCATGAAAAGGGTTACCTGATCATCGAAAGGGTCTTAGACGAAGAGAGGTTGATCGCTTTGCGGGAGGTTACAGATCGAATTGTTGAGGGAGCGCGAGGACTGACCCAACATACCGAGGTATATGACCTGGAAGATTCCCACATACCGGATGAGCCACGGGTTCGACGGATTAAAAATCCTTCCAAAGTACACCCTCTCTATTGGGAATTATCCAGGGATAAAACTATCCTCGGTATTGTAGCTCAATTGATCGGCCCTAATATACGGTTTCACAGCGAAAAACTGAATATGAAATCGGCCGGTTATGGGGCACCGGTCGAGTGGCATCAAGATTGGGCTTTCTATCCCCATACCAACGATGATGTGCTGGCGGTAGGTATTTTGTTGGATGATAGTACCCCGGATAATGGACCTCTCATGGTCATTCCGGGATCTCATAGGGGGCCTGTCTACGATCACCATGCAAACGGTCGGTTTTGTGGAGCTATCCATCCTTCCTGTAAGGTAAATTATGAAGATGCTGTGCCTTTGTTATGTAGCGCCGGAGGAATGACGATTCATCACGTTCGCGCCGTTCATGGTTCGGCACCTAATTACTCCCATAAACCGCGTCGATTGCTTCTGTTCGCCTATGCTGCTGTCGATGCCTGGCCTTTAATGGGTATGAGCCAATCTGGAGCCAAAACCTATGAGGAGTTCAATGAACTCATCGTCGCCGGCGAAGCCACCAATCAACCGCGTCTTATTCCAGTACCGGTACGTATGCCATTACCTCCGGCATTGTATGGCGGTTCCATTTACGAAAACCAGAAAGGGAAAATTAGCAGCTACTTCCAAGACTAA